The Desulfuromonas versatilis genome has a segment encoding these proteins:
- the mnmH gene encoding tRNA 2-selenouridine(34) synthase MnmH, which produces MSGPTIELTLALALRDQGALLVDARSPGEFAEATIPGAINIPVFDDLERSRVGTVYKQQGRVEAYRLAVELVSPKIPAMVDQALAARGDSNRPVVVFCWRGGMRSRALTAFLELAGIPALQLVGGHKKFRALVRDFFECGEWGRLLVLRGLTGVGKTRLLKRLEAQGYPVLDLEALANHRGSAFGALGLSAQPSQKAFEASLWDALRRIPVDGFALTEGESKLIGRVALPPRLYEALQVETSLWIEASLDYRVEIILQEYPARDELKAAFTGPIKALKRRLGGETVERLLGLLEVGQWRLLVRELMVLYYDPLYSYTRPEQRIEIDIEAEDEGLAGLKAAIDSILRAGKKTVAASAGTDG; this is translated from the coding sequence ATGTCTGGCCCGACGATTGAACTGACCCTGGCCCTGGCGCTGCGCGACCAGGGCGCCCTGCTGGTGGATGCGCGCTCTCCCGGCGAATTTGCCGAAGCCACCATCCCCGGCGCCATCAACATCCCGGTTTTCGACGACCTCGAGCGCAGCCGGGTCGGCACGGTCTACAAGCAGCAGGGCCGGGTCGAAGCCTACCGCCTGGCGGTGGAGCTGGTCTCGCCCAAGATCCCGGCCATGGTCGACCAGGCCCTGGCCGCCCGGGGTGATTCCAATCGCCCGGTTGTGGTATTCTGCTGGCGAGGCGGGATGCGCAGCAGGGCCCTGACTGCTTTTCTGGAATTGGCCGGCATCCCGGCGCTGCAATTGGTGGGGGGGCACAAGAAGTTTCGGGCGCTGGTCCGCGATTTTTTCGAATGTGGCGAGTGGGGCCGGCTGCTGGTGCTGCGCGGGCTGACCGGGGTGGGCAAAACCAGGCTGCTCAAACGGCTGGAGGCGCAGGGGTATCCGGTGCTTGACCTCGAGGCGCTGGCCAACCACCGGGGCAGCGCCTTCGGGGCCCTGGGGCTCTCGGCCCAACCGAGCCAGAAGGCCTTCGAGGCCAGCCTGTGGGATGCCCTGCGGCGGATCCCCGTCGACGGCTTTGCGCTGACCGAAGGCGAAAGCAAGCTGATCGGCAGGGTGGCCCTGCCACCGCGGCTTTATGAGGCGCTGCAGGTGGAAACCTCCCTCTGGATCGAAGCCTCCCTCGATTACCGGGTGGAGATCATCCTTCAGGAGTACCCGGCCCGGGATGAGCTGAAAGCCGCCTTCACCGGCCCGATCAAGGCCCTGAAGCGCCGCCTGGGGGGGGAGACGGTGGAACGCCTGCTCGGCCTGCTGGAGGTCGGGCAGTGGCGCCTGTTGGTGCGCGAACTGATGGTGCTTTATTACGACCCCCTCTACAGCTATACCCGGCCCGAGCAGCGCATCGAGATCGACATCGAAGCCGAGGACGAGGGGTTGGCCGGCCTCAAGGCCGCCATCGATAGCATCCTGCGGGCTGGTAAGAAAACTGTCGCCGCATCGGCCGGGACCGACGGCTAA
- a CDS encoding chemotaxis protein has product MTMATQKQEILLESGTNEMEIMEFYLGSQAFGINVHKLREIIPYDGTNVTRLPGGGDSMIGTILVRGRSLTLIDLGKHLRRKAEPAAAEPQRRIVLICEFNRTVNGFLVDGVNQIHRVSWKDVNHISDFLGRQHPRFTGSISIDGKEILIVDFEHIVAEIDPEMVKPYDVSEPAAGSPANPVAELAERRRQVPLMLAEDSAIIREGIVRVLGAAGYTNLKTFVDGEECYRAIRGLQQRAQQAGEDFSRSLKLVISDIEMPEMDGLTLCRKIKQDLGLEQVPVLMFSSLITDQMIVRCEEVGADGYVSKPQIPELVELLDRYCLQD; this is encoded by the coding sequence ATGACCATGGCGACCCAGAAGCAGGAGATCCTCCTCGAGAGCGGCACCAACGAGATGGAGATCATGGAGTTCTATCTCGGCAGCCAGGCCTTCGGGATCAATGTCCACAAGTTGCGCGAGATCATTCCCTACGACGGGACCAACGTCACCAGGCTCCCCGGCGGGGGGGATTCGATGATCGGCACCATCCTGGTCCGCGGCCGCTCCCTGACCCTGATCGATCTGGGCAAGCATCTGCGCCGGAAGGCCGAACCCGCCGCCGCCGAACCGCAGCGGCGCATTGTGCTGATCTGCGAGTTCAACCGCACCGTCAACGGCTTCCTGGTCGACGGGGTAAACCAGATCCACCGGGTTTCCTGGAAGGATGTCAATCACATCTCCGACTTTCTCGGTCGCCAGCATCCGCGCTTTACCGGGAGCATCAGCATCGACGGCAAGGAGATCCTGATCGTCGACTTCGAACATATCGTCGCCGAGATCGACCCGGAGATGGTCAAACCCTATGACGTCAGCGAACCCGCGGCCGGCTCCCCGGCCAACCCGGTGGCCGAACTGGCCGAGCGCCGCCGCCAGGTGCCGCTGATGCTGGCCGAGGATTCGGCCATTATCCGCGAGGGGATTGTCAGGGTGCTCGGCGCGGCGGGTTACACCAACCTGAAGACCTTCGTCGACGGCGAGGAATGTTACCGGGCCATCCGCGGCCTGCAGCAGCGGGCGCAGCAGGCCGGGGAGGATTTTTCCCGCAGCCTCAAGCTGGTGATCTCGGATATCGAAATGCCGGAAATGGACGGCTTGACCCTTTGCCGCAAGATCAAGCAGGATCTGGGGCTCGAGCAGGTGCCGGTGCTGATGTTCTCCTCGCTGATTACCGACCAGATGATCGTGCGCTGCGAGGAGGTCGGGGCTGACGGCTATGTCAGCAAGCCGCAGATCCCCGAACTGGTCGAGTTGCTCGATCGCTACTGCCTGCAGGACTGA
- a CDS encoding GNAT family N-acetyltransferase, whose protein sequence is MEIRSIKPEHWPAFVELASLEGWRVPPQELALFKGELADCAFCLSCEAEPRGFVTALVHQRSGWIGNLIVPAEFRGRGYGRLLFRHGLEVLEARGVESVWLTASPMGRPLYEQHGFQVIGGIERWSLAVVGSELPPCAPPGDASLLLAGDALVWGESRQRLLSPLAGGGQVLAVGNSVALLQQAGPLQVLGPWISPELCPRENRQLLMAVLAAAGAGVELVVDLLETSPVRMLLSAAGFTPKGRCDLMARGPREGVELAPLVALASLGSMG, encoded by the coding sequence GTGGAAATACGCTCGATCAAGCCGGAGCACTGGCCGGCATTCGTCGAACTGGCCTCCCTGGAAGGCTGGCGGGTACCGCCCCAGGAGCTCGCCCTGTTTAAGGGGGAGCTTGCCGATTGCGCCTTTTGCCTGAGCTGCGAAGCCGAACCGCGGGGTTTTGTCACCGCGTTGGTCCACCAGCGCAGCGGCTGGATCGGCAACCTGATCGTCCCCGCCGAGTTCCGGGGGCGGGGCTACGGGCGGCTGCTGTTCCGGCACGGCCTGGAGGTGCTCGAGGCGCGCGGGGTAGAGTCCGTCTGGCTGACCGCCTCGCCCATGGGGCGGCCGCTCTACGAACAGCACGGTTTCCAGGTGATCGGCGGCATCGAGCGCTGGTCCCTCGCCGTGGTCGGCTCCGAACTGCCCCCCTGTGCCCCGCCGGGAGACGCATCCCTGCTGCTCGCCGGCGACGCCCTGGTGTGGGGGGAGTCGCGCCAGCGGCTGCTCTCCCCCCTTGCCGGAGGCGGCCAGGTGCTCGCGGTCGGCAACAGCGTGGCCCTGCTGCAGCAGGCCGGGCCCCTCCAGGTGCTGGGCCCCTGGATCAGTCCCGAACTCTGCCCCCGGGAAAATCGCCAGCTGCTCATGGCGGTGCTGGCGGCCGCTGGCGCCGGCGTCGAACTGGTCGTCGATCTTCTGGAAACCTCCCCGGTCCGCATGTTGCTAAGCGCCGCCGGCTTCACCCCCAAGGGGCGCTGCGATCTGATGGCGCGCGGCCCGCGCGAAGGGGTGGAGCTGGCCCCGCTGGTGGCCCTGGCCAGCCTCGGCAGCATGGGCTGA
- the nifV gene encoding homocitrate synthase, which yields MNELKASQVIIDDTTLRDGEQTAGVVFSLEEKKHIARTLDEMGVGELECGIPAMGAEEKATVKALVDLGLKARLITWNRAVVSDIQASIDAGVGAVDISLSVSDIHIRNKLRKSREWVKEQLKVALGFAKQRGLYVSVGGEDSSRADRDFLVELMDVARALGADRFRYCDTLGILDPFTTYENVKYLRERVDLPLEVHTHNDLGMATANAVAGIKAGATFVNTTVNGLGERAGNAALEEVVMALKYACGIDPGIDTRRFVEISRFVGQASCRPVPEWKAVVGEKVFSHESGLHADGVIKNPSNYESFDPKEVGLARHLVLGKHSGSHGLIHRLSQLGIELNRLEANDLLDRVRSISQRNKRPLTDPELLTLCRSFHHVA from the coding sequence ATGAACGAGCTGAAAGCCAGTCAGGTCATCATCGACGACACCACCTTGCGTGACGGGGAACAGACCGCGGGGGTGGTATTTTCCCTCGAGGAGAAAAAACATATCGCCCGCACCCTCGACGAGATGGGGGTGGGTGAGTTGGAGTGCGGCATCCCGGCCATGGGGGCAGAGGAGAAGGCCACCGTCAAGGCCCTGGTCGATCTGGGCTTGAAGGCGCGCCTGATCACCTGGAACCGCGCGGTGGTTTCCGACATCCAGGCCTCCATCGATGCCGGGGTGGGGGCGGTGGACATTTCCCTGTCGGTCTCGGACATCCACATCCGCAACAAGCTGCGCAAGAGCCGCGAGTGGGTCAAGGAGCAGCTCAAAGTGGCCCTGGGTTTCGCCAAGCAGCGTGGCCTCTATGTGTCGGTAGGGGGGGAGGATTCCAGCCGCGCCGATCGCGATTTTCTGGTGGAGTTGATGGATGTCGCCCGCGCCCTGGGGGCGGACCGCTTCCGCTACTGCGACACGCTGGGGATTCTCGATCCGTTTACCACCTACGAAAATGTCAAATACCTGCGTGAGCGGGTTGATCTGCCCCTGGAGGTGCACACCCACAACGATCTCGGCATGGCGACGGCCAACGCGGTCGCCGGCATCAAGGCCGGCGCCACCTTCGTCAACACCACGGTCAACGGCCTGGGGGAGAGGGCGGGCAATGCGGCCCTCGAGGAGGTGGTGATGGCCCTCAAGTACGCCTGCGGCATCGACCCGGGAATCGACACCCGGCGCTTCGTGGAAATCTCGCGCTTTGTCGGCCAGGCGAGCTGCCGGCCGGTGCCCGAGTGGAAGGCGGTGGTCGGCGAAAAGGTCTTTTCCCACGAGTCGGGCCTGCATGCCGACGGCGTGATTAAAAATCCAAGCAATTACGAAAGCTTCGATCCGAAGGAAGTGGGTCTTGCGCGTCACCTGGTGCTGGGCAAGCATTCGGGGAGCCATGGCCTCATCCACCGCCTTTCCCAACTCGGCATCGAGCTGAACCGCCTGGAGGCCAACGACCTGCTCGACCGGGTGCGCAGCATCTCCCAGCGCAACAAGCGGCCGCTGACCGATCCCGAGTTGCTGACCCTCTGCCGGTCCTTCCATCACGTGGCCTGA
- a CDS encoding EAL domain-containing protein yields the protein MQALKNLSLAQRIYRLSATVGLAFLLLGGWLLLQYRSSLIEARKQEVRTLVEAGWQLLESQARLVTDGPLTVEEAQSRALHILRSQRFDNGNYYWVSDTAPRMLMHPEQSLLEGAALDRVRDADGRQLFLEMNRLALSEGGGFVSYRWPQPGGTAPVDKTSYVMLFPEWHWVIGAGYYLDDIDRMLARVVASSGIIVLLVLGGAIMLIVQVTRSIAAPMGKAVQMIEALERGELDHRLNLYQNDEIGRLAKVMDAFADNLQHEILTAFDHLSKGDFSFAATGLIREPLARTNARLNHLVARLETAIGQEREAKAKTDAILAAIGDGVTILDPEKRIIYQNSSQRALLGDQVGQYCFQARRYLGPDCDSCALTAALADGQVHRQEKILQFREGAECHLETTVAPVKGELGQILALVEVTRDQTERRTAEQRLKQSEARYASLFEHNTSVMLVIDHASGAVVDANPAACRFYGYSRQELTALQISDINTLSRDEALREMAAAKAEQRRHFRFRHRLASGETRDVEVFSGPVELEGRSLLYSLVFDVTDRLRAEERVQYLAFHDPLTGLANRTLLSDRLERALAHSRRHGECGALCFLDVDRFKTINDSLGHQAGDQLLQRVAERLQSLLRDSDTLSRPGGDEFILLLQNLDDPDHAARVAERILGSLGHPIKLGDREVYISCSIGISLYPADSMDVDTLIQNADAAMYHAKGQGRNNYQFFQAAMTAKAQERLHLENDLRHALDRGEMQLHYQPQVEAATRKVVGVEALLRWHHPRLGMVSPAQFIPVAEETGQIIRLGEWVLFTACTQAKLWRDAGLPPLRMAVNVSGKQFRQQDFVATVDRVLAETGFDPGCLELEVTESVIMEDVQETIQTLNNLKARGIRLSIDDFGTGYSSLSYLRQFPIDRLKIDRSFVSHLPGSEDDEAIVNAIIGLAATLHLEVIAEGVETDEQVRLLTSWGCQKLQGYFFGKPLPAEALSEMFEMAGA from the coding sequence ATGCAGGCCTTGAAAAATTTGAGTCTGGCTCAACGCATCTATCGCCTGAGTGCAACGGTGGGGCTCGCCTTCCTGTTGCTGGGCGGCTGGTTGTTGCTTCAGTATCGCAGCAGTCTGATCGAGGCCCGTAAGCAGGAAGTCAGGACCCTGGTGGAAGCAGGCTGGCAACTGCTGGAGAGCCAGGCTCGCCTGGTCACGGACGGGCCTCTTACCGTCGAAGAGGCGCAGTCCCGAGCCCTGCACATACTTCGCAGTCAAAGATTTGACAACGGGAACTATTACTGGGTCAGCGATACCGCGCCCCGAATGCTCATGCACCCAGAGCAATCGTTGCTGGAGGGGGCGGCGCTGGACAGGGTCCGCGATGCAGACGGCCGGCAGCTGTTTCTGGAAATGAACCGTCTGGCGCTGAGCGAGGGGGGGGGATTTGTTTCCTACCGCTGGCCGCAACCCGGGGGGACGGCGCCGGTTGACAAGACCTCCTATGTCATGCTGTTTCCCGAATGGCACTGGGTTATCGGTGCCGGCTACTATCTGGACGATATCGACCGGATGCTGGCCCGGGTGGTCGCCTCCTCGGGGATCATTGTCCTGCTGGTGCTCGGCGGGGCGATAATGCTGATCGTCCAGGTAACCCGAAGCATCGCCGCGCCGATGGGCAAAGCGGTGCAGATGATCGAAGCCCTGGAGCGGGGCGAACTTGATCATCGACTCAACCTTTACCAGAACGACGAGATCGGTCGTTTGGCGAAGGTTATGGATGCCTTCGCCGACAATTTGCAGCATGAGATTCTCACTGCCTTCGATCACCTTTCCAAGGGCGATTTTTCCTTTGCTGCCACGGGGTTGATTCGTGAACCCCTGGCCCGGACCAATGCCAGGCTTAATCACCTGGTGGCACGCCTTGAGACCGCCATCGGCCAGGAGCGCGAGGCCAAGGCCAAGACCGACGCCATTCTTGCGGCCATTGGCGATGGCGTGACCATTCTCGATCCAGAAAAGCGGATCATCTATCAAAACTCAAGTCAGCGGGCCCTGCTTGGTGACCAGGTTGGCCAGTACTGTTTCCAGGCCCGTCGGTACCTGGGGCCGGATTGCGATTCCTGCGCCCTCACGGCCGCTCTGGCGGACGGCCAGGTGCATCGGCAGGAAAAGATCCTACAATTCCGCGAGGGGGCCGAGTGTCATCTGGAGACCACGGTCGCGCCCGTGAAGGGGGAGCTTGGCCAGATTCTGGCTTTGGTCGAAGTGACTCGGGACCAGACCGAGCGTCGGACGGCCGAACAGCGCCTGAAACAGAGCGAGGCGCGTTATGCCAGCCTGTTTGAACACAATACCTCGGTGATGCTGGTGATCGACCATGCCTCCGGGGCGGTAGTCGATGCCAATCCGGCTGCCTGCAGATTTTACGGTTATTCCCGGCAGGAGCTGACCGCATTGCAGATCAGTGACATTAATACCCTGTCCAGAGATGAGGCGCTGCGGGAAATGGCCGCAGCCAAAGCGGAACAACGGCGTCACTTCAGGTTCCGTCACCGCCTGGCCAGCGGCGAGACCCGCGATGTGGAAGTTTTCTCCGGCCCGGTGGAACTTGAGGGACGGTCCCTGCTCTACTCCCTGGTTTTCGATGTGACCGACCGTTTGCGGGCCGAGGAACGGGTCCAGTATCTCGCCTTCCACGACCCGCTGACCGGCCTGGCCAATCGGACCTTGCTCAGCGACCGCCTGGAGCGGGCCCTCGCTCATTCGCGAAGGCATGGGGAGTGCGGCGCCCTGTGTTTCCTGGATGTTGACCGCTTCAAGACCATCAACGACTCGCTGGGGCACCAGGCCGGCGACCAGTTATTGCAGCGGGTGGCCGAACGGCTGCAGTCTTTGTTGCGCGACTCGGATACGCTCAGTCGTCCCGGCGGGGATGAGTTCATTCTATTGCTGCAAAATCTGGATGATCCCGATCATGCGGCTCGGGTGGCGGAGCGGATTCTGGGCAGTCTGGGCCATCCCATTAAGCTTGGCGACCGCGAGGTCTATATCTCCTGCAGCATCGGCATCAGCCTTTATCCAGCCGACTCCATGGATGTCGACACCCTGATCCAGAACGCCGACGCGGCGATGTATCACGCCAAGGGCCAGGGACGGAACAACTACCAGTTTTTTCAGGCCGCCATGACGGCAAAAGCCCAGGAGCGGTTGCATCTGGAGAACGATTTGCGCCACGCCCTGGACCGGGGGGAGATGCAATTGCATTATCAGCCCCAGGTAGAAGCGGCGACCCGGAAAGTGGTGGGGGTGGAAGCCTTGCTGCGCTGGCACCATCCCCGCCTGGGGATGGTGTCCCCCGCGCAGTTCATCCCCGTTGCCGAGGAGACCGGGCAGATCATCCGTCTGGGCGAGTGGGTGTTGTTTACCGCCTGCACCCAAGCCAAGCTGTGGCGGGATGCGGGACTGCCTCCATTGCGCATGGCGGTCAACGTATCCGGCAAGCAGTTTCGTCAGCAGGATTTCGTGGCCACGGTGGACCGGGTATTGGCAGAGACGGGCTTTGACCCCGGCTGCCTTGAGTTGGAGGTGACCGAGAGCGTCATCATGGAGGATGTTCAGGAAACCATCCAGACCCTGAACAACCTGAAGGCCCGCGGCATCCGGCTGTCCATCGACGATTTCGGCACCGGATATTCGAGCCTGAGCTACCTTCGCCAGTTCCCCATCGACCGGCTGAAAATTGATCGGTCCTTTGTGTCGCACCTGCCTGGCAGCGAGGACGATGAGGCGATAGTCAATGCCATCATCGGCCTGGCGGCAACCCTGCACCTGGAGGTTATCGCGGAGGGTGTCGAGACCGACGAGCAGGTCCGGCTCCTGACCTCCTGGGGCTGCCAGAAACTGCAGGGGTATTTCTTCGGCAAGCCGCTGCCGGCCGAGGCGTTGTCCGAAATGTTTGAAATGGCAGGCGCTTGA
- a CDS encoding bacteriohemerythrin: MRFGLQAKVSGALFVVLALAFGVSVCISTWQTLARLGDSGERALAALEKAGEERARNVFLSLETAAGGSVERGEMEIFEEMLGELGNIPGVMEVGLTNPTGQIVFSSQKGMLKQPLAPEVFNGSQSAGSEAYQSGDLEAVTLARAHRLDQACLDCHDSAQVGDLAGVLYVRYSMKDLAVARESLSGEMAAAEASSIWTGVLTGLGGLFGAILAVYLLLGRAVRRPLEKVGLMVEEMASGHQVPPLGLTQRDEIGQMAKSLDDFAESLQTEVVSSLQRLAEGDLTFSVSPRSDRDVVRGALQSLGIDLDGTLQQIRSACEQIASGAVQVSDTSQYLSQGATEQASSLQQISASMNQMNAQTQSNAESAAQANQLSSQARASAEQGNVQMQQMVTAMTEINESSHDISRIIKTIDEIAFQTNLLALNAAVEAARAGQHGKGFAVVAEEVRNLAARSARAAKETAELIEGSVKKVEDGARIANASSEALSGIVTQITQVSELVAAIATASNEQAAGITQVNQGLLEIDQVTQRNTANAEQSAAAAQEFASQAEQLRQLVGKFQLRGTSSASHVYAPAAPAAKPRPRKAQASLPPAWPASGSEEVIRWDPSLSVNIGLIDRQHRKLVDMVNELYSALRQGKGNEVMRSVLDKLVDYTQMHFAEEERMMQAHEYPDYEEHKASHERLVARVGEFQAKVKSGAAVVSSDLFNFLKSWLLHHIKEEDQAYSGYFNERGVR; encoded by the coding sequence ATGCGTTTCGGATTGCAGGCAAAAGTCAGCGGAGCCCTCTTTGTAGTGCTCGCCCTGGCCTTCGGCGTCAGTGTATGCATCTCCACCTGGCAGACCCTGGCCCGGCTCGGCGATTCCGGTGAACGGGCCCTGGCCGCCCTGGAAAAGGCCGGGGAGGAGAGGGCGCGAAACGTGTTCCTCAGCCTCGAAACCGCCGCCGGGGGATCGGTGGAGCGGGGTGAAATGGAGATCTTCGAGGAGATGCTGGGCGAGCTGGGGAATATCCCCGGGGTGATGGAGGTCGGCCTGACCAACCCGACGGGCCAGATCGTATTCTCCAGCCAGAAAGGCATGCTCAAGCAGCCCCTGGCCCCCGAGGTCTTCAACGGTTCGCAGAGCGCCGGCTCCGAGGCCTACCAGTCCGGCGACCTGGAGGCGGTCACCCTGGCCCGGGCCCACCGCCTGGACCAGGCCTGCCTCGACTGTCATGACAGTGCCCAGGTCGGCGACCTGGCCGGCGTGCTCTACGTCCGCTACAGCATGAAGGATTTGGCGGTGGCCCGGGAATCGCTGTCCGGGGAGATGGCCGCGGCCGAAGCCTCCTCGATCTGGACCGGGGTCCTCACCGGCCTGGGCGGGCTGTTCGGCGCCATCCTGGCGGTTTACCTGCTGCTGGGCCGGGCGGTGCGCAGGCCCCTCGAGAAGGTGGGCCTGATGGTGGAGGAAATGGCCAGCGGCCACCAGGTGCCGCCGCTGGGGCTGACCCAGCGGGACGAAATCGGACAGATGGCCAAATCGCTGGATGATTTCGCCGAAAGCCTGCAGACCGAGGTGGTCTCCAGCCTGCAGCGGCTCGCCGAAGGGGATCTGACCTTTTCCGTCTCCCCGCGCAGCGACAGGGACGTGGTCCGCGGTGCCCTGCAGTCCCTGGGCATCGATCTGGACGGCACCCTGCAGCAGATTCGCAGCGCCTGCGAGCAGATCGCCTCTGGCGCGGTGCAGGTATCCGACACCAGCCAGTACCTCTCCCAGGGGGCCACCGAGCAGGCCAGTTCGCTGCAGCAGATCTCGGCCTCGATGAACCAGATGAACGCCCAGACGCAGAGCAACGCCGAGAGCGCCGCCCAGGCCAACCAGCTCTCGAGCCAGGCGCGGGCCTCCGCCGAGCAGGGCAATGTCCAGATGCAGCAGATGGTCACCGCCATGACCGAAATCAACGAGTCCAGCCACGACATCTCGCGGATCATCAAGACCATCGACGAGATCGCCTTCCAGACCAACCTGCTGGCCCTCAACGCCGCCGTGGAGGCAGCCCGGGCCGGCCAGCACGGCAAAGGCTTCGCCGTGGTCGCCGAAGAGGTGCGCAACCTCGCCGCGCGCAGCGCCAGGGCCGCCAAGGAGACCGCCGAACTGATCGAAGGGTCGGTCAAGAAGGTGGAAGATGGGGCGCGCATCGCCAACGCCAGTTCGGAGGCCCTCAGCGGCATCGTCACCCAGATCACCCAGGTCTCGGAGCTGGTGGCGGCCATCGCCACCGCTTCCAACGAGCAGGCCGCGGGGATAACCCAGGTGAACCAGGGCTTGCTGGAGATCGACCAGGTGACCCAGCGCAATACCGCCAACGCCGAACAGAGCGCAGCGGCAGCCCAGGAGTTCGCCTCCCAGGCCGAGCAGCTGCGGCAGCTGGTGGGCAAATTCCAGCTGCGCGGCACCTCGAGCGCCTCCCATGTCTACGCCCCCGCGGCCCCCGCGGCAAAACCCCGGCCGAGAAAGGCCCAGGCCAGCCTGCCGCCGGCCTGGCCCGCCTCCGGCAGCGAAGAGGTGATCCGCTGGGACCCTTCCCTGAGCGTCAATATCGGCCTGATTGATCGCCAGCACCGCAAGCTGGTCGACATGGTCAATGAACTGTACAGTGCCCTGCGCCAGGGCAAGGGGAACGAGGTGATGCGCTCGGTGCTGGACAAACTGGTCGATTACACCCAAATGCATTTCGCCGAGGAGGAGCGGATGATGCAGGCCCACGAGTACCCCGACTACGAGGAGCACAAGGCCTCCCACGAGCGCCTGGTGGCCCGGGTCGGCGAATTCCAGGCCAAGGTGAAATCCGGCGCGGCGGTGGTTTCCAGCGACCTGTTCAACTTCCTCAAGTCCTGGCTGCTGCACCATATCAAGGAAGAGGATCAGGCCTACAGCGGTTATTTCAACGAACGCGGGGTGCGTTAG